The following nucleotide sequence is from Archocentrus centrarchus isolate MPI-CPG fArcCen1 chromosome 6, fArcCen1, whole genome shotgun sequence.
AGAGGGCATAAAACAGTGCTGGAGACACctactcaaataaataaataaattcaccaGCTGTATGCTTTGGATCGACTATCTTGCTGTGTGATTTGTCAACGATTTGTTGATCGGTCTTCAAAAGAACTCTCCTGATGTGCCTTTCTTCTCTCCTTAGGCTGAGGGAGAGGTCGCTTCCCTTAACAGACGTATCCAGCTGGTTGAGGAGGAGTTGGATCGTGCTCAGGAGCGTCTGGCCACTGCTCTGACCAAGCTGGAGGAGGCTGAGAAGGCTGCTGATGAGAGTGAGAGGTGAGTTTTGTGAGTAGCGCAGGCTAAGACTGCAGCGGCCAGGCAGCAGAGGGTAAATAGCCCTCGTGACCACGTTTCCACTCCTTTGTAGAAATGACTGTGCCCTTTTTAATTTCGGAAAACGATTAACCAGCACATCAAAGATTTACTAGCCAGCACTACTGTTTAACTACACATGGGTCCTCAGGGAAACTGTAGGAAGTCTGTCAAGTCTCACCACCTAATTCTTAGCATTCTTTGACTGTTTCCTCACACAGAGGCATGAAGGTTATTGAGAACAGGGCCATGAAGGATGAGgagaagatggagctgcaggagaTCCAGCTTAAAGAGGCCAAACACATCGCTGAGGAGGCTGACCGCAAATATGAGgaggcaagtttttttttttttttttttttttttttttgtctccagcTTTGAAATGGATACTTCTGCAACCAATGCGTATGGAACACTGTGAGCTGGATGCAGCCTAATCATAACTGTCTCACAGTCATTCAGCGTTTGTTGTTTCTAAACACTTTGTTGTGCTGCACGTAAAGGTGGCCCGTAAACTGGTCATCATTGAGGGCGACCTGGAGCGTACAGAGGAGCGCGCTGAGCTGTCAGAAGGGTAAGCCGTTTCACCTTTCCACGCGCTCGATCTTTGCTTAAACTCGCGCATATGCTGTAATTTAAATACTCAGGAAGCTTCGAGCGCTAACACTTAAATGTGTAGTAGTTGTTTCCATTTGAACAGTGTGCCCTGTGTTCTTAATGTATCTGCTGATTATTTGCATGCTCCTCATGGTTTGAATGGTTTTGGCTTGCACATGTGCGCCACACCCACTAACAGGCGTGCTCGAAGAGTGGAGGATGAGCTAAGGGTTTTGGAGCAAAGCATGAAATCACTAAACTCCACAGTCATACAGGTACTGCAAACAGAAATTCTAACACACTTGTATCTTTGAGTGGCTCTTCTCACTGCTTTTGCTTGCTGTGCTTGCGCCTCTCTTTCATTATGCTCTTTAATTCTAAGTATAATTAGACCGTTTCATGCCTAACATGGCAGGGGCTGAAGAATAACACCACACAAATGCACCATATTTCGAtccaaaaaaatgccatcacccAAATTGTTGGTTTCCTTGCAACACACTACTAATTTGTGTGAATTCAAGATTGACATTGCTTTTCTCACATTCCTGCTCTGTTAAGGCACTTTTGAGGTACTTGGCGTTCCCTCCTTGTTAAATCCCTGTagttcttatttattttgtttcctcTCCCTCCCCCCCCTCTTTCTTACTTTCCCTCATCCACCTCCGGATCTGTCCGTCCTcgtttccctccttttttttttttttttttttttttttttcctcctcgtCCTTGGCAACTTTATCCCCTAAAACACCAGCAAATGCTCTGAGCTTGAGGAAGAGTTGAAAACTGTGACCAACAACCTGAAGTCACTGGAGGCCCAGGCTGAGAAGGTAAGTGTGACCCTTCTGGGCGACTGCATGCTGTCAAACCCTGCGGCTCCCCAGCAGAATTGCCGGATGTGGAACAGAAGATCCTTTTCACTTCAGACTCATTTCTATAAATGTCAAATATGTTTAACTCTGTGCATGTTGTGGTTCCTTATCACTGTTATTTTTGGCCCACAGTACTCACAGAAGGAGGACAAGTATGAGGAGGAGATCAAAGTCCTCACTGACAAGCTGAAGGAGGTACAGTTTCACGAGGCCTTATCTGGCATTTTAAGCTCAATCCAGGATAATTTACACAAGTCACTGTGTCAGTATTCAAGTGCTGGACTGACTTGCGACTCTGTGTCTGTAATGTAGGCTGAGACTCGTGCTGAGTTCGCTGAGAGATCAGTAGCTAAGCTTGAGAAGACCATTGATGACCTGGAAGGTATGTTTTTTGTGCCTCTGAACCCAGAATGCTACTCTGGTTATTTTAACATGTTTATTGTGTCAGTGGAATTGTTTTGggtaagtgcttttttttttaaaaaaatgctttttgagCTCTATCCTGCTTCCTCTTAATGTCAtcatggctctttttttttgtttgtttgtttttccagacaGCTTCACACTTCTATTTTGGTACTTCTTATCCTTTCAGTGTTAAATCTAGTTGGTTACTTTTTCGGTTCCAGGTAGGAAAGAACGGCTTTGAAGCTGAGCAGCGACGTTAGGCTTAGATATGGAGACCTACTCTTATAAGCACTAAGAACCGTATGGCAGTGAAATACAGCCCATTTCTGCTGGTGCTGAGGAATTTACCATTACGTCTGTTGCACTTCCATTCTGTCATTCTGGTGTaacttttgtttccttttttttcctccttgtttTCAACTTTCTGTCCTCTCTTTCTATTTTTCCTTCCCTGTCCTGCAAATGGTCTGGATGCTTCACCTTTCACCTCGTTGTCATGTGCTCCTCCACCTTTGCTTTCTTTCAACGACTGCCCTACCCACCcacacccccccaacacgcacCCTTGGCCCACCAATAGATGAGTTGTATGCCCAGAAACTGAAGTACAAGGCCATCAGCGAGGAGCTGGACCACGCCCTCAACGACATGACTTCCATGTAATTTTCTACATGCTGTACCTGCTTGTTCCGCCGCCACCTCCCCCCCCTCGCCTGTACCCATGTTCTCCACACAtcagctgcctcacctccttTGTCTCCCTCATTTATTCTTGCACCCACCCACTAGAACTAAACATCTCATCCTGTACTAAAAAATTACTTACTTTTTATATAGTCTATAAGTTTAATGTCTTAAAACGGAACTGTGTTGTCTCTGTACCTGAGCCACACTTGTAGTAATTACAACTCTGTCTTTATTTGTGTAATTATGATGATACTGTAAGCCTTTTTTGTCAGTATCTTTGATTTTTGAGAATACAGGAAAAATGAAGTAGCGTCATGCATGaatagaaaaaaatctaatgcTCATTGTAATATTtctgggcatttttttttacatcttaagTAATGCATgcaagctgttgatttacccaAGACTGCAGTATGGACAGTTTTCAGTGAATTTCTTTACTTTTCCCATGGTTATGTGTAGTGTTTCCATTTTACTCTTCTACTAATATGGTCTACTTCTGTCCAGAAGAAAGGCCCCATGTGTGCTTGTGATACCCTCATTTGCACTGTCATACCAGGTGAGGAGAAGCTgccatcactgtggctgagcccGCAGTTTTTGCTAAATAAAATTCCCAGTCTGTGGGAACCACAACTATCTGTCAGTTAAGCTCTGCGACTTGCGATGTAGCAGGAAGTTGTAATCAGAGGAAGGAGTTGCCCCAAccctccagtgtgtgtgtgtgtgtgtgtgttagcaagTGTTTTCAATGCACAGAATGCACTTACACTGTGCATTGTGGTATTTGTGGTGCCCTGCCATGACTCCCATGTTTCTGGTGTATTTTGGTGCTCATCTCAAATTTCCGTAGGTCCCCCTCCGACCCCCTCCCGGTTCACTGTACTTCTTCTCTTCCACACAGATAAATTGTTTACACCTCATCAAAGACGCCTCCTGCCGGCTGAGCAGCATCTGTCTGCTCTCTCCAGccttttctccatttttttttttttttcccttccctcTCTGTCCTCGCTTCCCTTTCCtcctcatgttttcatgtcaaCATTAATTGCGTCCCATCACTTGTACAGAATCCTAGAATCTTTCTGCGTtgtgtaaaaagaaataaacgtccTTCCTTCTATGTGAGCTGTAtctcttttctctgtcctttttcatttctttttcattcatatttatttttaagtggcTCTAATAAAACCAGGGAGCCTTGATTTTAAGTTATGTTAttgactttcttttttgttgcatCTCAACAAAACATTAGCTCCTGACTCCTCCTTTTCTTGGTGTAGTTTTATGGATTTCAGTTGatgttcattttcttctttctcaaaagtttctgtttttttttttttttttttctgtgaagctGCTATAATAGGAATATCAAAGCAATGCTAAAGCACAGAAACCTACAGCATCTACAGATACTTGACTGAAAGCGGAGAGTCTAGTTGACTGATGCATGCAAGCACTTTTGAACATGTAGTATTGTGACAGGAGTAATTGGCAGGAAGGATGTACGAACTGGTGGGAATTAGCGTTGGGCTGTTATCGGGAAGACTGCGGCGACGTAGAGCAATGGTTGGCGTACAGAACAGAATGTAAGAGTTGTGGAGCCTCATCTAATGATGAAATATTGGATGATATTGACTGCTATCGGTGCTTATGACAAACAGGCTTTGTATGATACATGGTATCCTGTcatgtatttaaataaacacacaatgaCACATTCTGAGTCTTTTTATTAAAGTCGTTTGCCATAAATTCTGACAAAGAGGAGCAAAAGTGAGCAGTTTTCTGCTGTGAGCAATTTGGGACTTCATAATTAAAATCAGACAGCAGAATCCGTTAAGCTACATCCTTAAAccttttttaaacatgaaaccAGTTGGGCTGGAGACTGGCTGCAACATTTAATCAGATGCTTTACAGGAAACTGAGTGAATAATGAGACACCGCAGCGATGgaatttattgtttattttttctgcttcttctctATTCAACTTTTAATGATTCCATTTTAGGGTTTAGGGTTACTGCTTTGGCGTGAtactctgttttctgtttcttcttccaCCACACAGCCCTGGTTCACCTCTTGCAGACGAAAATATAAAACAGGAGCCTTCAAAACACTTTGTTTTGTaatattattcattattatgaCTATTCGGATATTTTTCACTGTGTTACAAAGATTAAACCCATCTCTCAGTTCTCCATTCTAGAGAAGGTAGATGTCAAAGGGCATTacactttctcttttcctgtttttcctctgatttcctattctctctctgtttttcaaCTTGCTTTCTGACTGCAAAGATCGGCTCTACCATCAACTTGAGAAAAACCGCCTTCTCACTAATGAACTTCGTGTGGCCTTGAATGAGGACTAACTTGTGCAAATGTTTGATCTGTTTACTACGGTTTTGCTTTCAGTGTGTGTATGACAATCAGATCCAGCGTAAGATCCAAAGCTCTTTCGTTTACGTTGCCCAAAGTGTGATGCCTGTGCTGCTCgatgtctgtgctgctgttggtgGAAGTGTatttaaaacagtaaaaatcaGGGATTATCTTTAATTATGTCATTTTCTAACCTTTAGTTTagcattttaatattaataaactATTATAACCTGCACTGTAATAATCTTCCTGTATACTGTTATGGTGTCTTCTGTATCAGCTGCAGTGCATTTGTGGATCTGCATGATTGCTTGCTGTTCTGTGTGTTCCTCTTGTTTGCTGTCAGCATTGTGCAGGTCAGGTTAAAAAGCACTCAGATTTACTGACTGACCTGAATGATGTAGCCAGCTTGATTATTAACGCAAGCTAATCAAATGATTCacctgtgtgtgcttgtgtgaaattaaaatttcttCGTTTGATTGTTCTAACAGAGAAACTATCACAAGCTAAAGAAGAGAACCTCGAAATGCACCAGATGCTGGACCAGACTCTAATGGAACTCAATAATTTGTGAAAGCACAGTCTgaccctcccacacacacacacaaatacacacacacacacacacactgtggtttTTGGCTTAATGTATTTGCACCTTGCTTCTTGTAAATCCCCTCTTCTCGTACTTTGCCAGTGGTGGCGGACAAACAGCCAGATGCTATTCTTATTGCACCGTCCTGCCTACAGCAGAACTCAACAAAGGAGCAAAACTGAGGGGAAGTAAAGCTTAACCATAACCCTCTCATAAAGCCTAAACTGAGAAACACGGTTGATTTCGCAAGCCAGTTTTTATGTCTGCCTTTTGCAATccttgagatttttttttttttttttttttttttggggacAAGTCATCTGGTGAAATAACATGTACCATTGGTTACAAAATTGTTTTCTACATCTGCATTGAAGCTGATCTGGTACGTAGCATTCCACCTTGATTATGCACATACCAAGGACAAAGTGGAGAAATTTTGCACTTAGTAAAACCTCAGCATTACACATACAGCAACTATGTTAAAGAAGACTCATTGCATCCCactgaatacacacacaaaagtcaTCACAAGTGTACGTATACATTGGCAGTGACTGTCGGTATGTATACTGGTGCTACTGTAATGTTAAAGAAATGGCACAAGATGCCAGTCCTTTTTcgttcattttctttaaaagttcaaaattttttcattttgtcttaatagtatgatttttttttttttttttttttttttttttggtctactGGTTGTGCATTGTTTTAAGCATGTTTTAATGTAGATGTCTCAAGTGTCAtatctaaaatgtaaaaaaataaatataaataaaagcatgttttGAAAGTTTTCTAACTTTGTTTGTGGTACATACATGGCCTTTTTGTCCATCAGAGGTGACCTGTAATTGAATGAAGCTTAATTGCAGtgcaaaagaaaagaggaagcctATTTAATAGACTATCTTCCCATATGCAGAATGTATTACATTTTTGaaatggttaaaaataaatctattaattttgcagcattttgcaTTACTTCcggctctgtttttttttttttttttttcctcagaccTCAGTTTGGCTTCCAGCTGTG
It contains:
- the tpm1 gene encoding tropomyosin alpha-1 chain isoform X4, translating into MDAIKKKMQMLKLDKENALDRAEQAESDKKAAEDRSKQLEDDLVALQKKLKGTEDELDKYSEALKDAQEKLELAEKKATDAEGEVASLNRRIQLVEEELDRAQERLATALTKLEEAEKAADESERGMKVIENRAMKDEEKMELQEIQLKEAKHIAEEADRKYEEVARKLVIIEGDLERTEERAELSEGKCSELEEELKTVTNNLKSLEAQAEKYSQKEDKYEEEIKVLTDKLKEAETRAEFAERSVAKLEKTIDDLEEKLSQAKEENLEMHQMLDQTLMELNNL
- the tpm1 gene encoding tropomyosin alpha-1 chain isoform X7; the protein is MAGVTSLDAVKRKIKSLQDQADGAEERAERLQKELLAQRKAREQAEGEVASLNRRIQLVEEELDRAQERLATALTKLEEAEKAADESERGMKVIENRAMKDEEKMELQEIQLKEAKHIAEEADRKYEEVARKLVIIEGDLERTEERAELSEGKCSELEEELKTVTNNLKSLEAQAEKYSQKEDKYEEEIKVLTDKLKEAETRAEFAERSVAKLEKTIDDLEEKLSQAKEENLEMHQMLDQTLMELNNL
- the tpm1 gene encoding tropomyosin alpha-1 chain isoform X8, encoding MDAIKKKMQMLKLDKENALDRAEQAESDKKAAEDRSKQLEDEIRELEKKLRLTEDERDKVFEEFQTAEEKLLTAEEVATKLEDDLVALQKKLKGTEDELDKYSEALKDAQEKLELAEKKATDAEGEVASLNRRIQLVEEELDRAQERLATALTKLEEAEKAADESERGMKVIENRAMKDEEKMELQEIQLKEAKHIAEEADRKYEEVARKLVIIEGDLERTEERAELSEGKCSELEEELKTVTNNLKSLEAQAEKYSQKEDKYEEEIKVLTDKLKEAETRAEFAERSVAKLEKTIDDLEEKLSQAKEENLEMHQMLDQTLMELNNL
- the tpm1 gene encoding tropomyosin alpha-1 chain isoform X3 produces the protein MDAIKKKMQMLKLDKENALDRAEQAESDKKAAEDRSKQLEDEIRELEKKLRLTEDERDKVFEEFQTAEEKLLTAEEVATKAEGEVASLNRRIQLVEEELDRAQERLATALTKLEEAEKAADESERGMKVIENRAMKDEEKMELQEIQLKEAKHIAEEADRKYEEVARKLVIIEGDLERTEERAELSEGKCSELEEELKTVTNNLKSLEAQAEKYSQKEDKYEEEIKVLTDKLKEAETRAEFAERSVAKLEKTIDDLEDELYAQKLKYKAISEELDHALNDMTSM
- the tpm1 gene encoding tropomyosin alpha-1 chain isoform X6; amino-acid sequence: MAGVTSLDAVKRKIKSLQDQADGAEERAERLQKELLAQRKAREQAEGEVASLNRRIQLVEEELDRAQERLATALTKLEEAEKAADESERGMKVIENRAMKDEEKMELQEIQLKEAKHIAEEADRKYEEVARKLVIIEGDLERTEERAELSEGKCSELEEELKTVTNNLKSLEAQAEKYSQKEDKYEEEIKVLTDKLKEAETRAEFAERSVAKLEKTIDDLEDELYAQKLKYKAISEELDHALNDMTSI
- the tpm1 gene encoding tropomyosin alpha-1 chain isoform X1; this translates as MDAIKKKMQMLKLDKENALDRAEQAESDKKAAEDRSKQLEDDLVALQKKLKGTEDELDKYSEALKDAQEKLELAEKKATDAEGEVASLNRRIQLVEEELDRAQERLATALTKLEEAEKAADESERGMKVIENRAMKDEEKMELQEIQLKEAKHIAEEADRKYEEVARKLVIIEGDLERTEERAELSEGKCSELEEELKTVTNNLKSLEAQAEKYSQKEDKYEEEIKVLTDKLKEAETRAEFAERSVAKLEKTIDDLEDELYAQKLKYKAISEELDHALNDMTSI
- the tpm1 gene encoding tropomyosin alpha-1 chain isoform X2, producing the protein MDAIKKKMQMLKLDKENALDRAEQAESDKKAAEDRSKQLEDEIRELEKKLRLTEDERDKVFEEFQTAEEKLLTAEEVATKAEGEVASLNRRIQLVEEELDRAQERLATALTKLEEAEKAADESERGMKVIENRAMKDEEKMELQEIQLKEAKHIAEEADRKYEEVARKLVIIEGDLERTEERAELSEGKCSELEEELKTVTNNLKSLEAQAEKYSQKEDKYEEEIKVLTDKLKEAETRAEFAERSVAKLEKTIDDLEDELYAQKLKYKAISEELDHALNDMTSI
- the tpm1 gene encoding tropomyosin alpha-1 chain isoform X5, with translation MDAIKKKMQMLKLDKENALDRAEQAESDKKAAEDRSKQLEDEIRELEKKLRLTEDERDKVFEEFQTAEEKLLTAEEVATKAEGEVASLNRRIQLVEEELDRAQERLATALTKLEEAEKAADESERGMKVIENRAMKDEEKMELQEIQLKEAKHIAEEADRKYEEVARKLVIIEGDLERTEERAELSEGKCSELEEELKTVTNNLKSLEAQAEKYSQKEDKYEEEIKVLTDKLKEAETRAEFAERSVAKLEKTIDDLEEKLSQAKEENLEMHQMLDQTLMELNNL